One stretch of Miscanthus floridulus cultivar M001 chromosome 18, ASM1932011v1, whole genome shotgun sequence DNA includes these proteins:
- the LOC136521100 gene encoding mitogen-activated protein kinase kinase 5-like, whose product MRPGGLPTQQPGTPGRARRRPDLTLPMPQREVTTSLAVPLPLPPVPAFSGGPTPPGVVPAPAAAAAQQQPPPLAELERVRRVGSGAGGTVWMVRHRGTGRPFALKVLYGNHDDAVRRQIAREIAILRTAEHPAVVRCHGMYERGGELQILLEYMDGGSLDGRRIAAEPFLADVARQVLSGIAYLHRRHIVHRDIKPSNLLIDSARRVKIADFGVGRILNQTMDPCNSSVGTIAYMSPERINTDLNDGSYDGYAGDIWSFGLSILEFYLGRFPFGENLGRQGDWAALMVAICYSDPPEPPPTASPEFRGFISCCLQKNPAKRLTAAQLLQHPFVAGPQPQPLAAPPPS is encoded by the coding sequence ATGCGTCCGGGCGGCCTGCCGACCCAGCAGCCCGGCACGCCgggccgcgcgcgccgccgcccggATCTCACCCTCCCCATGCCCCAGCGCGAGGTCACCACCTCCCTCGCCGTCCCGCTCCCTCTCCCGCCAGTCCCCGCCTTCTCCGGGGGGCCCACCCCGCCGGGCGTCGTCcccgctcccgccgccgccgcggcgcagcagcagccgcccccGCTCGCGGAGCTGGAGCGCGTGCGCCGCGTCGGCAGCGGCGCCGGCGGGACGGTGTGGATGGTGCGTCACCGCGGGACGGGTCGCCCCTTCGCGCTCAAGGTGCTTTACGGGAACCACGACGACGCGGTGCGGCGGCAGATCGCGCGCGAGATCGCCATCCTCCGCACCGCCGAGCACCCGGCCGTGGTGCGTTGCCACGGCATGTACGAGCGCGGCGGGGAGCTGCAGATCCTGCTCGAGTACATGGACGGGGGCTCCCTCGACGGCCGCCGCATCGCCGCCGAGCCGTTCCTCGCCGACGTCGCGCGCCAGGTGCTGTCCGGGATCGCCTACCTCCACCGCCGCCACATCGTGCACCGCGACATCAAGCCCTCCAACCTCCTCATCGACTCGGCGCGCCGCGTCAAGATCGCCGACTTCGGCGTGGGGCGCATCCTCAACCAGACCATGGACCCCTGCAACTCCTCCGTCGGCACCATCGCATACATGAGCCCCGAGCGGATCAACACCGACCTCAACGACGGCAGCTACGACGGATACGCCGGCGACATCTGGAGCTTCGGCCTCAGCATTCTCGAGTTCTACCTGGGCAGGTTCCCCTTCGGGGAGAACCTCGGCAGGCAGGGGGACTGGGCCGCGCTCATGGTCGCTATCTGCTACTCCGATCCGCCCGAGCCACCGCCCACCGCCTCGCCGGAGTTCAGGGGATTCATTAGCTGCTGCCTGCAGAAGAACCCGGCCAAGCGGCTCACCGCCGCGCAGCTGCTGCAGCACCCCTTTGTCGCCGGCCCGCAGCCGCAGCCCCTCGCTGCTCCTCCCCCGTCATGA
- the LOC136521165 gene encoding DNA-dependent metalloprotease WSS1-like isoform X1 encodes MELGDLHKVWEVRALKTKPDAAAAQATLDRVARQVQPIMRRHKWRVEVLSEFSPRDPRLLGLNVGAGVEVKLRLRRAGRDHDFIPYEEVLDTMLHELCHNQRGPHDAQFYKLWDELRKECEELVSKGITGTGQGFDGTGRRVGGFTVHPPPPSLRQATLAAAQKRARNGALLPSGPRKLGGNSEIMSALSPVQAAAMAAERRMYDDLWCGSHDQSGIDDSDDVIILQESPNLVTRDGKNSKGSCSNTFAEPSTSSGIHRAARDDRTTSDALDSSKWECGACTLLNQPLAPICEVCGTTKPKIAKAKYMTWSCKFCTLENSTKLDKCSACDQWRYSYGPPVATYGPSYD; translated from the exons atgGAGTTGGGCGACCTGCACAAGGTGTGGGAGGTCCGTGCGCTCAAGACCAAGCCCGACGCGGCCGCCGCCCAGGCGACCCTCGACCGCGTCGCCAGGCAGGTCCAGCCAATCATGCGCCGCCACAAGTGGCGCGTCGAGGTCCTCTCCGAGTTCTC GCCGCGGGACCCGAGGCTGCTGGGGCTCAATGTCGGCGCGGGCGTCGAGGTCAAGCTGCGGCTGCGGCGCGCCGGCCGCGACCATGACTTCATCCCCTACGAGGAGGTGCTCGACACCATGCTACACGAGCTCTGCCACAACCAGCGCGGGCCCCACGATGCGCAGTTCTACAAGCTCTGGGACGAGCTCCGCAAG GAATGCGAAGAACTTGTTTCAAAGGGTATCACTGGAACAGGACAAGGGTTTGATGGTACAGGAAGGCGAGTAGGTGGATTTACAgtacatccaccaccaccatctcTGCGGCAAGCTACGTTAGCTGCTGCACAGAAGCGGGCAAGGAATGGAGCTCTATTGCCTTCTGGACCAAGAAAGTTGGGTGGAAACAGTGAAATTATGAGTGCACTTAGTCCAGTACAAGCTGCTGCAATGGCGGCTGAAAGGAGAATGTATGATGATTTGTGGTGTGGATCGCATGATCAATCTGGTATTGATGATTCGGATGATGTTATTATTCTTCAAGAATCACCAAATTTGGTGACAAGGGATGGAAAAAACTCGAAGGGTAGCTGCTCCAACACTTTTGCAGAGCCCAGCACTTCTTCTGGAATTCATAGAGCAGCACGAGATGATAGGACAACAAGTGATGCACTGGATAGTTCAAAGTGGGAATGTGGTGCTTGCACTCTTCTGAACCAG CCTCTGGCACCAATCTGTGAAGTTTGTGGTACCACAAAACCCAAAATTGCAAAGGCGAAGTACATGACTTGGTCTTGTAAATTTTGTACTCTAGAGAACAGCACTAAGCTTGACAAATGCTCAGCATGTGATCAATGGAGATACTCATATGGGCCACCTGTAGCCACATATGGCCCAAGCTATGATTGA
- the LOC136521165 gene encoding DNA-dependent metalloprotease WSS1-like isoform X2, which yields MELGDLHKVWEVRALKTKPDAAAAQATLDRVARQVQPIMRRHKWRVEVLSEFSPRDPRLLGLNVGAGVEVKLRLRRAGRDHDFIPYEEVLDTMLHELCHNQRGPHDAQFYKLWDELRKECEELVSKGITGTGQGFDGTGRRVGGFTVHPPPPSLRQATLAAAQKRARNGALLPSGPRKLGGNSEIMSALSPVQAAAMAAERRMYDDLWCGSHDQSGIDDSDDVIILQESPNLVTRDGKNSKGSCSNTFAEPSTSSGIHRAARDDRTTSDALDSSKWECGACTLLNQDDTSEQASAASSI from the exons atgGAGTTGGGCGACCTGCACAAGGTGTGGGAGGTCCGTGCGCTCAAGACCAAGCCCGACGCGGCCGCCGCCCAGGCGACCCTCGACCGCGTCGCCAGGCAGGTCCAGCCAATCATGCGCCGCCACAAGTGGCGCGTCGAGGTCCTCTCCGAGTTCTC GCCGCGGGACCCGAGGCTGCTGGGGCTCAATGTCGGCGCGGGCGTCGAGGTCAAGCTGCGGCTGCGGCGCGCCGGCCGCGACCATGACTTCATCCCCTACGAGGAGGTGCTCGACACCATGCTACACGAGCTCTGCCACAACCAGCGCGGGCCCCACGATGCGCAGTTCTACAAGCTCTGGGACGAGCTCCGCAAG GAATGCGAAGAACTTGTTTCAAAGGGTATCACTGGAACAGGACAAGGGTTTGATGGTACAGGAAGGCGAGTAGGTGGATTTACAgtacatccaccaccaccatctcTGCGGCAAGCTACGTTAGCTGCTGCACAGAAGCGGGCAAGGAATGGAGCTCTATTGCCTTCTGGACCAAGAAAGTTGGGTGGAAACAGTGAAATTATGAGTGCACTTAGTCCAGTACAAGCTGCTGCAATGGCGGCTGAAAGGAGAATGTATGATGATTTGTGGTGTGGATCGCATGATCAATCTGGTATTGATGATTCGGATGATGTTATTATTCTTCAAGAATCACCAAATTTGGTGACAAGGGATGGAAAAAACTCGAAGGGTAGCTGCTCCAACACTTTTGCAGAGCCCAGCACTTCTTCTGGAATTCATAGAGCAGCACGAGATGATAGGACAACAAGTGATGCACTGGATAGTTCAAAGTGGGAATGTGGTGCTTGCACTCTTCTGAACCAG GATGACACTTCTGAGCAGGCATCTGCTGCATCGTCGATATAA